In one window of Brassica rapa cultivar Chiifu-401-42 chromosome A07, CAAS_Brap_v3.01, whole genome shotgun sequence DNA:
- the LOC103830613 gene encoding RING-H2 finger protein ATL8-like, with amino-acid sequence MARLLFRLLQESTSPSPAVVSPTLNSNLIVIIAALLCALICVLGLVAVSRCTWLRRIAAPNSVQTHHQPPVAAANRGLKKKILRSLPKLTYSPDSPPAEKLVECVICLTEFAAGDELRVLPQCGHGFHVSCIDTWLESHSSCPSCRQILVVARCQKCGGLPGSSSSGSEPNTGITQREDPNNLLP; translated from the coding sequence ATGGCGCGACTTCTCTTTCGTCTTCTTCAAGAATCCACCTCTCCGTCTCCGGCTGTAGTTTCTCCGACATTAAACTCTAATCTCATAGTCATCATAGCTGCTCTTCTCTGCGCACTCATTTGCGTCCTCGGCTTAGTCGCTGTCTCTCGATGCACCTGGCTCCGACGTATCGCCGCCCCGAACTCGGTCCAGACTCATCATCAACCGCCCGTAGCTGCGGCCAACAGAGGACTAAAGAAGAAAATCCTCCGTTCTCTGCCGAAGCTCACCTACTCGCCGGATTCTCCACCGGCGGAGAAACTAGTCGAGTGTGTGATATGTCTGACGGAATTCGCCGCCGGCGACGAGCTAAGAGTGTTGCCGCAGTGCGGTCACGGTTTCCACGTATCGTGTATTGACACGTGGCTTGAGTCCCACTCTTCGTGTCCTTCCTGCCGTCAAATCTTGGTGGTTGCCAGGTGTCAAAAATGCGGGGGGTTACCTGGTAGCTCAAGCTCAGGATCCGAACCCAATACCGGAATCACGCAACGCGAAGATCCTAATAACTTATTACCTTGA